CTGACGGACCGGTTCGGACCGGTCGGCCTGGTCAGCCGGTGGTTTGATTTTGACTTTACCACCTATTATAACGCGGAATTTGGTTCGCCGCTTTCCCGGCGCATGTTCGGCTTTCAGAATCTTATTGGTCAGGATCAACTGGCCGGGATCAAGCAAATCACCAACGAAATCGAGAAAACTTACACCCGGGACGGAAAGCGGGCGGTCAACATCGATCCCGGGTACTTGCTCCGGGAGCGCTTTGTGCTGGCTACCGGCAAGAATTTCGCCCATCGGATTTACATCGGCAACGGGATTTACGCCGACCTGACCCTGCTGTATTATGACAAGGCGTTTCAATCACTTCCCTGGACGTATCCGGATTATGCCGATGGCGCCATGCAGTCGTTTTTAACCCAGGTCAGGAACCGATACGTCATAGACCTGAAAAATGAGGGTTCGAGGGCTCAAGGGGCCGGGAAGCCAGAGGATTGTTTATGATCATCAGCATGACCGCGTTCGCGGAAACCAGGACGGAGCGGAACGGGTTTGTGGTCGATTGCGAGATCCGTACCTATAACAGCCGCTATCTGGATGCGAGTATCCGGCTGCCGGCCCGGTACCGCCATTGCGAGGGCGACATCAAGCAGTTAATTTCCCAGCGCATTCAACGCGGCCGCGTGGAGATGTCCCTTTTCATCCGGGATGAGCGGGATCAGCCGTCCGTTCGCTACGAAGTGGATGCCGCCCGGGCCGCCGGTTATCATAATGCCCTGGTTCAATTGCGGGACACCCTGGGCTTAAACGGCGAAATCCCTCTGGATCTGATCGCCAGGGCCGAGGGGGT
This window of the Thermodesulfobacteriota bacterium genome carries:
- a CDS encoding DUF4416 family protein, translating into MSIPAQPDPARLVIGILTGRKDLLEPVAGDLTDRFGPVGLVSRWFDFDFTTYYNAEFGSPLSRRMFGFQNLIGQDQLAGIKQITNEIEKTYTRDGKRAVNIDPGYLLRERFVLATGKNFAHRIYIGNGIYADLTLLYYDKAFQSLPWTYPDYADGAMQSFLTQVRNRYVIDLKNEGSRAQGAGKPEDCL